The proteins below are encoded in one region of Meriones unguiculatus strain TT.TT164.6M chromosome 18, Bangor_MerUng_6.1, whole genome shotgun sequence:
- the LOC110542620 gene encoding olfactory receptor 4C11-like, with product MPFFFFLCRLNICQPPTTNTDMVHNNSMTGFILFGLTQDPEKQRALFGLFLILHLLTLIGNFLIVVTIRLSQTLQGPMYFFLFYLSFADACFSTTTAPRLIMDILSQKKIITYNECMTQVFAVHFFGCMEIFVLILMAFDRYVAICKPLRYTNIMSQCICRVLVILAWVGSWIHSSAQIFLALRLPFCGPNVIDHYFCDLQPLLKLACMDTYVINLLIVSNSGAICMLSFILLLISYIIILYSLRNHSAKGRRKALSTCTTHFIVVIIFFGPCIFIYTRPPTTFPIDKMIAVFYTIGTPLLNPLIYTLRNAEVKNAMKKLWCGKV from the coding sequence atgccattttttttctttctttgcaggtTAAACATTTGTCAGCCACCTACTACAAACACTGATATGGTGCATAACAATAGCATGACTGGATTCATTCTCTTTGGGTTGACACAGGATCCAGAAAAACAGAGGGCACTATTTGGACTATTCTTGATACTTCACCTTCTGACTCTAATAGGGAACTTTCTTATTGTGGTGACCATTAGGTTAAGTCAGACTCTTCAGGGTCCCATGTACTTTTTCCTCTTCTATTTGTCTTTTGCTGATGCTTGTTTCTCTACAACTACAGCCCCTAGACTGATTATGGATAttttatctcagaaaaaaattattaccTACAATGAATGTATGACTCAGGTCTTTGCAGTTCACTTTTTTGGATGCATGGAGATTTTTGTGCTCATCCTCATGGCCTTTGACCGTTATGTTGCAATCTGTAAGCCTCTAAGATATACAAATATAATGAGCCAGTGTATCTGCCGTGTACTAGTGATTCTTGCCTGGGTAGGATCTTGGATCCACTCTTCAGCACAAATTTTCTTGGCCTTAAGATTACCATTCTGTGGTCCAAATGTGATTGATCACTATTTCTGTGATTTGCAGCCCTTGCTGAAACTTGCCTGCATGGATACCTATGTGATAAATTTGCTAATTGTGTCTAATAGTGGTGCCATATGCATGTTAAGTTTCATACTTCTGCTTATTTCCTATATCATCATCTTATACTCTCTGAGAAACCACAGTGCAAAAGGAAGACGAAAGGCCCTGTCAACATGCACTACTCATTTCATTGTGGTAATCATATTTTTTGGTccctgtatatttatatacacacgaCCACCAACCACTTTTCCAATAGACAAGATGATAGCTGTATTTTATACAATTGGGACACCTTTGCTCAACCCTCTTATCTATACTCTGAGGAATGCAGAAGTAAAAAATGCCATGAAAAAATTATGGTGTGGTAAAGTATGA